One Pseudomonas rhizophila DNA window includes the following coding sequences:
- a CDS encoding LysR family transcriptional regulator, translating to MSEMDDLAAFAVLIEAGSFTLAAQQLGCSKGQLSKRISLLESRFSVVLLQRTTRRLSLTAAGAALLPQAQALLVQVQRARQALARLKDEISGPVRMTVPVSLGETFFEGLLTEFAQRYPDVQIELELNNGYRDLSRDGFDLAIRSDAALDERLVARPLLAWHELTCASPAYLEHYGEPLTPQGLVEHRCLLNSHYSGREEWLYHQQHELLRVRVSGPFASNHYSLLKKAALANAGIARLPSYLLHEELADGRLRWLLRDFQTRRMPMYLVHPYQGGLPKRTQVLADYLIDWFKRSGEALDRLQR from the coding sequence ATGAGCGAAATGGACGACCTGGCGGCGTTCGCCGTGTTGATCGAGGCCGGTAGTTTCACCCTGGCGGCCCAGCAATTGGGCTGCAGCAAGGGCCAGTTGTCCAAGCGCATCAGCCTGCTGGAGAGTCGGTTTTCGGTGGTGTTGCTACAGCGCACCACGCGGCGCTTGAGTCTCACGGCAGCGGGGGCGGCGTTATTGCCCCAGGCCCAGGCGTTATTGGTGCAGGTGCAAAGGGCGCGTCAGGCCCTGGCTCGCCTGAAGGATGAAATTTCCGGGCCGGTGCGTATGACGGTTCCGGTGTCGTTGGGCGAAACCTTCTTTGAGGGTTTGCTGACGGAGTTCGCCCAGCGCTACCCCGACGTGCAGATTGAACTGGAACTCAACAATGGCTACCGGGATCTGTCCCGTGATGGTTTCGACCTGGCGATCCGCTCCGACGCTGCCCTCGATGAGCGCCTGGTGGCGCGTCCGTTGCTGGCCTGGCATGAACTGACCTGCGCCAGCCCGGCCTACCTCGAACACTACGGCGAACCCCTGACGCCCCAGGGCCTGGTCGAACATCGTTGCTTGCTCAACAGTCATTACAGCGGCCGCGAAGAATGGCTCTATCACCAGCAACACGAATTGTTGCGGGTGCGGGTATCGGGACCGTTCGCCAGCAATCACTACAGCCTGCTGAAAAAAGCCGCCCTGGCCAACGCCGGGATCGCCCGGTTGCCGTCCTATCTGTTGCATGAGGAATTGGCTGACGGACGTTTGCGCTGGTTACTCAGGGATTTTCAGACCCGTCGCATGCCGATGTACCTCGTGCACCCGTACCAGGGCGGTTTGCCCAAGCGCACCCAGGTGCTGGCCGATTATCTGATCGACTGGTTCAAGCGCAGTGGCGAGGCGCTGGATCGGCTTCAGCGATAG
- a CDS encoding COG3650 family protein encodes MRAARSLLFVALLPLFAGCQLLDAPPQSVSHAGQMRMQGELTAADGKLMFQPCQEQRRYIVNDSGGTSVLQQAASLADDQGKLFADVRGHIVTSAAAGTDSQLNLEQLYRLERSGSACDDADFKRLLLRATGHGPEWNLNASGKGLVLEREGQPPLAVPFVEEQLGDDRFNLGTEANGQKVELWVTPQRCVDSVTGSVQHMSAELRVNGQVQRGCAYFGGARND; translated from the coding sequence ATGCGTGCCGCCCGTTCCCTGCTGTTTGTCGCCCTCCTGCCGCTTTTCGCCGGCTGCCAGTTGCTCGACGCTCCACCCCAGAGCGTTTCCCATGCCGGCCAGATGCGCATGCAGGGCGAACTTACGGCGGCCGATGGCAAGCTGATGTTCCAGCCCTGCCAGGAGCAGCGTCGCTACATCGTCAACGACAGCGGCGGCACCAGCGTACTGCAACAGGCCGCCAGCCTGGCCGATGATCAGGGCAAACTGTTTGCCGATGTGCGCGGCCATATCGTCACCAGCGCAGCGGCCGGTACCGACAGCCAGTTGAATCTTGAGCAGCTGTATCGCCTGGAGCGTTCGGGCAGCGCTTGCGACGACGCCGACTTCAAGCGGCTGCTCCTGCGCGCCACCGGCCATGGCCCCGAGTGGAATCTGAACGCCAGCGGCAAAGGCCTGGTGCTCGAACGTGAGGGCCAGCCGCCTCTGGCAGTGCCTTTCGTTGAGGAACAACTGGGCGATGACCGCTTCAATCTCGGCACCGAAGCCAACGGCCAGAAGGTCGAGCTTTGGGTCACTCCCCAGCGCTGCGTCGACAGCGTGACCGGCAGCGTGCAACACATGAGCGCCGAGCTGCGGGTCAACGGTCAGGTCCAGCGCGGCTGCGCTTACTTCGGCGGTGCGCGTAACGACTGA
- a CDS encoding short chain dehydrogenase, giving the protein MKILLIGASGTIGSAIDKELSPRHEIVRIGRHSGDLHVDISDSSSIRALFEKTGRFDALVCAAGNVTFAPLDEMTQDSFTLGLKDKLMGQVNLLLIGREFANDGASFTFTTGVLSHDPIRSGASAALVNGALDSFVRAAAIELPRGLRVNSVSPNVLLEAMDNYAPYFRGYKPVPAADVALAYAKSVEGLQTGQTFHVG; this is encoded by the coding sequence ATGAAAATCCTGTTGATCGGCGCCAGCGGCACCATCGGTTCGGCCATTGATAAAGAACTGTCGCCGCGTCACGAGATTGTCCGCATCGGCCGTCACAGCGGCGACCTGCACGTGGATATCAGTGACAGCTCTTCGATCCGTGCCCTGTTCGAGAAAACCGGTCGCTTCGATGCACTGGTCTGCGCCGCGGGCAACGTCACCTTTGCGCCCTTGGACGAGATGACGCAGGACAGCTTCACCCTGGGTTTGAAAGACAAACTGATGGGCCAGGTCAACCTGCTGCTGATCGGCCGCGAATTCGCCAATGACGGTGCGTCCTTCACCTTCACCACTGGCGTGCTCAGCCACGATCCGATCAGAAGCGGTGCGTCGGCGGCGCTGGTCAACGGTGCCCTGGACAGTTTCGTGCGTGCCGCGGCAATCGAATTGCCCCGGGGCTTGCGGGTCAACTCGGTGAGTCCGAACGTGCTGCTCGAAGCCATGGACAACTATGCCCCGTACTTCCGTGGCTATAAGCCGGTACCAGCCGCCGATGTCGCATTGGCCTACGCCAAGAGTGTCGAAGGCCTGCAGACTGGCCAGACCTTTCACGTCGGTTGA
- a CDS encoding NAD(P)/FAD-dependent oxidoreductase, producing MLRITELKLPIDHPEEDLRPAIVQRLGIASDDLLDFTLFKRSYDARKKSSELCFIYTIDLTVRDEAGLLRKFADDRNVNQAPDVSYKVVGQAPADLSERPIVVGFGPCGIFAAMLLAQMGFKPIILERGPEVRQRTKDTWGLWRKSVLNPESNVQFGEGGAGTFSDGKLYSQIKDPKFLGRKVLHEFVKAGAPEEILYVSKPHIGTFRLTGVVENMREQIRALGGEVRFQQRVTDVLIEDGQLVGVELASGERIHSKHVILALGHSARDTFRMLHGRGVYMEAKPFSVGFRIEHPQSLIDSARLGKYAGHPKLGAADYKLVHHAKNGRSVYSFCMCPGGTVVAATSEPNRVVTNGMSQYSRNERNANSGIVVGITPEVDYPGGPLAGIELQERLESHAFVLGGSNYEAPAQLVGDFIAGKPSTALGSVEPSYKPGVSLGDLALALPDFAIEAIREALPAFEKQIRGYSLHDAVLTGIETRTSSPLRITRDETLQSLNVKGLFPAGEGAGYAGGILSAGVDGIRIAEAVARDILGLKA from the coding sequence ATGTTACGAATCACCGAACTCAAGCTGCCGATCGACCATCCCGAAGAAGACCTGCGCCCAGCCATCGTGCAGCGCCTGGGCATCGCCAGCGATGACCTGCTCGACTTCACCCTGTTCAAACGCAGCTACGACGCGCGTAAGAAGTCCTCCGAACTGTGCTTCATCTACACCATCGACCTGACGGTGCGCGATGAAGCCGGCTTGCTGCGCAAGTTCGCCGATGACCGTAACGTCAACCAGGCGCCGGATGTCAGTTATAAAGTGGTGGGCCAGGCACCGGCTGACCTGAGCGAACGGCCGATCGTGGTCGGCTTCGGCCCGTGCGGGATCTTCGCCGCCATGTTGCTGGCACAGATGGGCTTCAAACCGATCATCCTCGAGCGCGGCCCCGAAGTGCGCCAGCGCACCAAGGACACCTGGGGCCTGTGGCGCAAAAGCGTGCTCAATCCCGAATCCAACGTGCAGTTCGGCGAAGGCGGTGCGGGGACGTTCTCCGACGGCAAGCTCTACAGCCAGATCAAGGATCCCAAGTTCCTGGGTCGCAAAGTCCTGCACGAATTCGTCAAGGCCGGCGCGCCGGAAGAAATCCTCTACGTCAGCAAGCCGCACATCGGTACGTTCCGTCTGACAGGCGTCGTGGAAAACATGCGTGAGCAGATTCGCGCCCTGGGCGGCGAAGTTCGCTTCCAGCAGCGGGTCACGGATGTGTTGATCGAGGACGGCCAGTTGGTCGGTGTTGAACTGGCCAGTGGCGAACGTATTCATTCAAAACATGTGATTCTGGCCCTGGGCCACAGCGCCCGGGACACGTTCCGCATGCTCCACGGCCGCGGCGTGTACATGGAAGCCAAGCCGTTCTCGGTGGGTTTCCGCATCGAACACCCGCAATCGCTGATCGACAGCGCGCGCCTGGGCAAATATGCCGGCCACCCGAAGCTTGGCGCCGCCGATTACAAACTGGTGCACCACGCCAAGAACGGTCGCTCGGTGTACAGCTTCTGCATGTGCCCGGGCGGCACCGTAGTGGCGGCCACCTCCGAGCCGAACCGCGTCGTGACCAACGGCATGAGCCAGTATTCACGTAACGAGCGCAACGCCAACTCCGGCATCGTGGTGGGCATTACGCCTGAAGTGGATTACCCGGGCGGCCCCTTGGCGGGCATCGAATTGCAGGAGCGTCTGGAATCCCACGCTTTCGTGCTCGGTGGCAGCAACTACGAAGCCCCGGCACAACTGGTGGGCGACTTCATTGCCGGCAAACCGTCTACGGCGCTGGGCAGCGTCGAGCCGTCCTACAAGCCGGGTGTGTCTTTGGGCGACCTGGCCTTGGCCCTGCCCGACTTCGCCATCGAAGCCATCCGTGAAGCCCTGCCGGCGTTCGAAAAGCAGATTCGCGGCTACTCGCTGCATGACGCCGTGCTGACCGGCATTGAAACCCGCACCTCGTCGCCGCTGCGCATCACCCGCGACGAAACGTTGCAAAGCCTGAACGTCAAGGGCTTGTTCCCGGCTGGCGAAGGCGCCGGCTACGCGGGCGG